One segment of Thermoanaerobacter kivui DNA contains the following:
- the mobA gene encoding molybdenum cofactor guanylyltransferase, with amino-acid sequence MELFKTAVMLAGGKSKRMGFDKCMLKVQNCFLSEMIIKNLRKVFDDIVVVTWNKEFYQNFNVRVVHDELQGIGPLGGIHAGLKASLSHYAFFIACDMPFISIPYIEYMMELLKKFKKDVIISENRGFIEPFHAFYSKATIDKIEECYKENKLKIADFLKKVDVIKVKEENVRKFSSELEIFINLNNPEDVVRFEAIIKSAEKYNS; translated from the coding sequence TTGGAATTGTTTAAAACGGCTGTAATGCTGGCAGGCGGTAAGAGCAAACGAATGGGTTTTGACAAATGTATGCTTAAAGTTCAAAATTGTTTTTTAAGTGAAATGATTATCAAAAATCTTAGAAAAGTTTTCGATGACATAGTGGTGGTTACATGGAATAAGGAATTTTATCAGAATTTCAATGTAAGGGTGGTACATGATGAACTTCAAGGGATAGGACCTTTAGGGGGTATTCATGCAGGATTAAAAGCCTCTTTAAGCCACTATGCCTTTTTTATTGCCTGCGATATGCCTTTTATTTCCATACCGTACATAGAATATATGATGGAGCTTTTGAAAAAGTTTAAAAAAGATGTCATTATCTCTGAAAACAGAGGCTTCATTGAGCCCTTTCATGCCTTTTATTCAAAAGCTACTATTGACAAAATTGAAGAGTGTTATAAAGAAAACAAACTGAAGATCGCAGATTTTTTAAAGAAGGTAGATGTGATAAAAGTAAAAGAAGAAAATGTGCGAAAATTTTCATCTGAGCTTGAAATATTTATAAACTTAAATAATCCCGAAGATGTTGTTAGATTTGAAGCAATAATCAAAAGTGCAGAAAAGTATAATTCATAA
- a CDS encoding MOSC domain-containing protein: MNGMVLSVNISKKKGEPKTPISEGFFRKDFGLEGDGHAGGNTHRQVTFLDIETIEEMKALGIEVLKPGMIAENITTKGIELYRFPIGTKLKVGEVLFEITMIGKECEKPENCSLKIDIDKCLAKSRIVFTRVIKSGKIKIGDTIEVLN; this comes from the coding sequence ATGAACGGAATGGTTTTGTCGGTAAATATAAGCAAAAAAAAGGGTGAGCCTAAAACCCCTATATCAGAAGGTTTTTTTAGAAAGGATTTTGGGCTTGAGGGTGATGGACATGCAGGCGGGAATACACACCGTCAGGTAACATTTTTGGATATAGAGACTATTGAGGAAATGAAGGCCTTAGGGATCGAGGTGTTAAAACCTGGCATGATTGCCGAGAATATTACCACTAAAGGCATAGAACTTTACCGATTTCCCATCGGCACAAAACTCAAAGTTGGAGAGGTGCTTTTCGAGATTACAATGATAGGTAAGGAGTGCGAAAAACCTGAAAACTGTTCGTTGAAAATAGACATAGATAAATGCTTGGCAAAATCGCGTATAGTTTTTACAAGGGTTATAAAAAGCGGTAAAATAAAGATAGGTGATACAATTGAAGTGCTAAACTAA